The Amycolatopsis mongoliensis genome includes a window with the following:
- a CDS encoding ABC transporter ATP-binding protein, which produces MTIAPPRSRQELPPAETVGWVRRLSAAAWEHRAIVVLSLLAAVFSVGVQAASPLLVRTAVDDAVAGRTGALPGIAVFLVALQLVAFGTAFLRRYFGGKLALDVQHDLRQRVFNAVSRLDGGKQDALRTGQVVSRAISDLQLVTGILMQVPLSFGSVIFALLSFAAMLWMSPVLTLIALVVTPAVGIVIARSRKRLFPATWSAQQRAADVAQQVEETVTGVRVVKGFGQETREVSKLEGTARKLFAERLRAAKLSAVPTATTAALPAAGQVAVLGIGGVLALNGSITLGTFLAFATYLATLIGPARMLSGLVVQAQLTRAGAERVYELIDAQPDVVDSPAARPLPPGPLGVELDGVRFGYTRSDPVLAGLSVTANPGETLALVGTAGSGKSTISLLLPRFYDVHVGSVRVGGLDVRDVPLRQLRQAIGVVFEEAFLFSSSIRDNIAYGRPDASDEEIVAAARAAEADEFIRALPDGYDTLVGERGLTLSGGQRQRLGLARALITDPRILLLDDATSAIDTVTEAAIHETLRSVTASRTTLLIAHRRSTLALADRIAVLDEGHVVDVGTEAELMARCPLFRELIAGPGDDVEEKHRCEGLDCGPAGVTQALWPRDENRDEVDELADAARLRSGDPNSSGFVGGGGGLDVPPTPELIEGVRKLPAAADEPRMSDVDVTAPDLGFRLARLLRPVRWPLAVVIGLVSADALASIALPGLYQFGVDHGVRAGVEWMIWLAAGIGAAVIAADWLVVFAQTRLTSRVGETVLYALRVRSYAHLQRLGLDYYERELSGKIMTRMTTDVDALSTFLQTGLATAVVSALTLAGITAALLVTDAGLALFALAMVPVLAVATVIFRRAASKAYNEARERVSLVNADMQENMSGLRVAQAYTREDRSAEAFASRSDDYRRSRLRAQRYVATYFPLVALLSDLATTTVLVAGANRVSAGTLSAGVLLAFLLYLQQFFSPIQQLSSVFDGYQQARVGLNRIGDLLRTPTSVPAAENTVATPARLRGEVSFKDVDFSYTGTEGKALEQFSLDVAAGETVALVGATGAGKSTAVKLVARYYDVTGGEVRIDGTDIREYELAGLRRRMGVVPQEAHLFSGTVADNVRYGRPEASDAEVEAAVRAVGAFDGVAALPAGFLQPVGERGRSLSAGQRQLVALARAELVDPDVLLLDEATAALDPSTEAAVLRATEHVARRRTTFVVAHRLATAARADRIVVLDHGRIAETGTHEELLAANGLYARLWALG; this is translated from the coding sequence GTGACCATCGCTCCGCCCCGCTCCCGTCAAGAGCTCCCACCCGCTGAGACCGTCGGCTGGGTCCGCCGGCTGTCCGCCGCGGCCTGGGAGCACCGCGCCATCGTCGTGCTGTCGTTGCTCGCCGCCGTCTTCAGCGTCGGCGTGCAGGCCGCGAGCCCGCTGCTGGTGCGCACGGCGGTCGACGACGCGGTGGCGGGGCGGACCGGGGCCCTGCCCGGGATCGCCGTCTTCCTGGTGGCGCTGCAGCTGGTGGCCTTCGGCACGGCGTTCCTGCGCCGGTACTTCGGCGGGAAGCTCGCCCTCGACGTCCAGCACGACCTGCGCCAGCGCGTCTTCAACGCAGTCTCGCGCCTCGACGGCGGGAAGCAGGACGCGCTGCGCACCGGCCAGGTCGTCTCGCGGGCCATCTCCGACCTGCAGCTGGTCACCGGGATCCTCATGCAGGTCCCGCTTTCGTTCGGTTCGGTGATCTTCGCACTGCTGTCGTTCGCGGCGATGCTGTGGATGTCGCCGGTGCTGACGCTGATCGCGCTGGTCGTCACGCCCGCGGTCGGCATCGTCATCGCCCGCAGCCGCAAGCGCCTGTTCCCGGCGACGTGGTCGGCGCAGCAGCGCGCGGCGGACGTCGCGCAGCAGGTCGAGGAGACCGTCACCGGCGTCCGCGTGGTCAAGGGCTTCGGCCAGGAGACGCGGGAGGTCTCGAAGCTCGAGGGGACCGCGCGCAAGCTGTTCGCGGAACGGCTTCGCGCGGCGAAGCTGTCGGCGGTCCCGACGGCGACCACCGCGGCCCTGCCCGCCGCGGGCCAGGTCGCGGTGCTCGGCATCGGCGGTGTCCTCGCGCTGAACGGCTCGATCACCCTCGGCACCTTCCTCGCCTTCGCGACCTACCTCGCGACGCTGATCGGCCCGGCCCGGATGCTGTCCGGCCTGGTCGTGCAGGCCCAGCTGACCCGCGCCGGCGCCGAGCGCGTGTACGAGCTGATCGACGCGCAACCGGACGTCGTCGACTCCCCCGCCGCGCGGCCGCTGCCACCCGGGCCGCTCGGCGTGGAGCTGGACGGCGTCCGGTTCGGCTACACGCGCAGCGACCCGGTGCTGGCCGGGCTGTCGGTCACCGCGAACCCGGGCGAGACCCTCGCGCTCGTCGGCACGGCGGGCTCCGGGAAGTCGACGATCTCCCTGCTGCTGCCCCGGTTCTACGACGTGCACGTGGGCTCGGTGCGGGTCGGCGGCCTCGACGTCCGGGACGTCCCGCTGCGGCAGCTGCGGCAGGCGATCGGCGTGGTGTTCGAGGAGGCGTTCCTGTTCTCCTCGTCGATCCGGGACAACATCGCCTACGGCCGCCCGGACGCGAGCGACGAGGAGATCGTCGCCGCGGCGCGCGCGGCCGAAGCCGACGAGTTCATCCGCGCCCTCCCGGACGGCTACGACACACTGGTCGGCGAGCGCGGGCTGACGTTGTCGGGCGGGCAGCGGCAGCGGCTCGGGCTGGCCAGGGCCCTGATCACCGATCCGCGGATCCTGCTCCTGGACGACGCGACGTCGGCCATCGACACCGTCACCGAAGCGGCGATCCACGAGACCCTGCGGTCGGTCACCGCGAGCCGGACGACGCTGCTGATCGCGCACCGGCGCTCGACCCTGGCCCTGGCCGACCGGATCGCGGTGCTGGACGAAGGCCACGTCGTCGACGTCGGCACCGAGGCCGAGCTGATGGCGCGCTGCCCGCTGTTCCGCGAGCTCATCGCGGGCCCGGGCGACGACGTCGAGGAGAAGCACCGCTGCGAAGGCCTCGACTGCGGCCCGGCCGGGGTCACGCAGGCGCTGTGGCCGCGGGACGAGAACCGTGACGAGGTCGACGAGCTGGCCGACGCGGCGCGCCTGCGCAGCGGCGACCCGAACAGCAGCGGGTTCGTCGGCGGGGGCGGCGGCCTCGACGTGCCGCCGACGCCGGAGCTGATCGAGGGCGTGCGCAAGCTCCCGGCCGCCGCCGACGAGCCGCGGATGTCCGATGTGGACGTCACCGCGCCCGACCTCGGGTTCCGGCTGGCCCGGCTGCTGCGGCCGGTCCGCTGGCCCCTGGCGGTGGTGATCGGGCTGGTGTCGGCCGACGCGCTGGCGTCGATCGCGCTGCCGGGGCTCTACCAGTTCGGCGTCGACCACGGCGTCCGGGCGGGCGTGGAGTGGATGATCTGGCTGGCCGCCGGGATCGGCGCCGCGGTGATCGCGGCCGACTGGCTGGTGGTGTTCGCGCAGACGCGGCTGACCTCGCGGGTCGGCGAGACGGTGCTGTACGCGCTGCGCGTCCGCAGCTACGCGCACCTGCAGCGGCTCGGGCTCGACTACTACGAGCGGGAGCTGTCCGGGAAGATCATGACCCGGATGACGACGGACGTCGACGCGCTCTCGACGTTCCTGCAGACCGGCCTGGCGACCGCGGTGGTCAGCGCGCTGACGCTGGCCGGGATCACCGCGGCGCTGCTGGTCACCGACGCCGGGCTGGCGCTGTTCGCGCTGGCGATGGTGCCGGTGCTCGCGGTGGCCACGGTGATCTTCCGGCGGGCGGCGTCGAAGGCGTACAACGAGGCCCGCGAGCGGGTCAGCCTCGTGAACGCGGACATGCAGGAGAACATGAGCGGCCTGCGCGTCGCCCAGGCGTACACGCGCGAAGACCGCTCCGCGGAGGCGTTCGCTTCGCGCAGCGACGACTACCGGCGCTCGCGGCTGCGGGCGCAGCGGTACGTGGCGACGTACTTCCCGCTGGTGGCCCTGCTGTCCGACCTGGCGACGACGACCGTGCTGGTCGCGGGCGCGAACCGCGTCTCGGCGGGGACGCTGTCGGCCGGCGTGCTGCTTGCGTTCCTGCTGTACCTACAGCAGTTCTTCTCGCCGATCCAGCAGCTGTCGTCGGTGTTCGACGGCTACCAGCAGGCCCGCGTCGGCCTGAACCGGATCGGCGACCTGCTGCGGACGCCGACGTCGGTGCCGGCGGCGGAGAACACCGTCGCGACACCCGCGCGGCTGCGCGGCGAGGTGTCGTTCAAGGACGTCGACTTCTCCTACACCGGCACCGAGGGGAAGGCGCTGGAGCAGTTCTCGCTGGACGTCGCGGCCGGGGAGACGGTCGCGCTGGTCGGCGCGACCGGCGCGGGCAAGTCGACGGCGGTGAAGCTGGTGGCGCGCTACTACGACGTCACCGGCGGCGAGGTCCGGATCGACGGCACGGACATCCGCGAGTACGAGCTCGCCGGGCTGCGGCGCCGGATGGGCGTGGTGCCGCAGGAGGCGCACCTGTTCTCGGGCACGGTGGCGGACAACGTCCGCTACGGCCGCCCGGAGGCATCCGACGCCGAGGTGGAGGCGGCGGTGCGCGCGGTGGGCGCGTTCGACGGCGTCGCGGCCCTGCCGGCGGGCTTCCTGCAGCCGGTGGGCGAACGCGGCCGGTCGCTGTCGGCGGGTCAGCGTCAGCTGGTGGCACTGGCCCGGGCGGAGCTGGTGGACCCGGACGTCCTGCTGCTCGACGAGGCGACGGCGGCCCTGGACCCGTCGACGGAGGCGGCGGTCCTCCGGGCGACGGAGCACGTGGCCCGCCGCCGCACGACGTTCGTGGTGGCCCACCGCCTGGCCACGGCGGCCCGCGCGGACCGCATCGTGGTCCTGGACCACGGCCGCATCGCGGAGACGGGAACCCACGAAGAGCTCCTGGCGGCGAACGGCCTCTACGCCCGCCTCTGGGCCCTCGGCTGA
- a CDS encoding ABC transporter permease subunit: MGNLIKAEFRKTLSLNTWWVLLIPLALVAFWLTFVWGKITNDFADFIGSSDAREVAGAVGLDASKLPVGLLAFAHGVNIAQLIPGLFGVFALAGEYRSKTITTTFLTAPNRIAALTAKMLTYVAWGAIYGLVSFGVSAIAVMASVDSGRWPSAGQWLAALGGTILAAVLVTLFGIGFGAVLRNVPLAVVLFLVWFLIVENVLVIALWGPADILGGILPNGTANGIVGGIAADAFGINTLNLPGGVDHWSQLGLQLAAGAPGVISWWASALIFFAWTMVFFGLGWAGNQRRDIT; this comes from the coding sequence ATGGGCAACCTGATCAAGGCGGAGTTCCGCAAGACGCTCTCGCTCAACACGTGGTGGGTGCTGCTGATCCCGCTGGCGCTGGTGGCGTTCTGGCTGACGTTCGTCTGGGGCAAGATCACCAACGACTTCGCGGACTTCATCGGCTCGAGCGACGCGCGTGAGGTCGCGGGCGCGGTCGGCCTGGACGCGAGCAAGCTTCCGGTCGGGCTGCTGGCGTTCGCGCACGGCGTGAACATCGCGCAGCTCATCCCCGGTCTGTTCGGGGTCTTCGCGCTGGCCGGCGAGTACCGCAGCAAGACGATCACGACGACGTTCCTGACCGCACCGAACCGGATCGCGGCGCTGACCGCGAAGATGCTCACTTACGTGGCGTGGGGCGCGATCTACGGCCTGGTGAGCTTCGGCGTCTCGGCGATCGCGGTGATGGCGTCGGTCGACTCCGGCCGGTGGCCGAGCGCGGGCCAGTGGCTGGCCGCGCTCGGCGGGACGATCCTGGCCGCGGTGCTGGTGACGCTGTTCGGCATCGGGTTCGGCGCGGTGCTGCGCAACGTGCCGCTGGCGGTGGTGCTGTTCCTGGTGTGGTTCCTGATCGTGGAGAACGTCCTGGTCATCGCGCTCTGGGGCCCGGCCGACATCCTGGGCGGGATCCTGCCGAACGGCACCGCCAACGGGATCGTGGGCGGGATCGCGGCGGACGCGTTCGGGATCAACACGCTCAACCTCCCGGGCGGGGTGGACCACTGGTCGCAGCTGGGCCTGCAGCTCGCGGCGGGTGCGCCGGGCGTGATCTCGTGGTGGGCGTCGGCGTTGATCTTCTTCGCCTGGACGATGGTGTTCTTCGGCCTCGGCTGGGCGGGCAACCAGCGCCGCGACATCACGTAG
- a CDS encoding ABC transporter ATP-binding protein: MHDGSGRIVVQNLSKQFGAVNAVQNLSFTVEPGSVTGFLGPNGAGKTTTLRMLLGLVTPTSGTATINGRPHSQLGNPARVVGSVLENEGFHPSRTARNHLRVYAAAIGVPDQRADQVLGLVGLGSAADRKAGGFSLGMRQRLALATALLGDPQVLVLDEPTNGLDPEGILWLRNFLRSYAREQRRTVLVSSHLLNEVEQLIDQVVIISQGVTRYFGPLEQLRKSQQSRVLVQPADPSALVKALQENGITGVSPTPDGRVAVAGSSVQQIGDIAAKAGIAVYGMQEDHADLERMFFQLTQGQYAGGPGFPPQPQYQGPPPPGYPPSGPQLQQQYWGGPQR, from the coding sequence ATGCACGACGGCAGTGGCCGGATTGTGGTGCAGAACCTGAGCAAGCAGTTCGGCGCGGTGAACGCGGTGCAGAACCTCAGTTTCACGGTCGAGCCGGGTTCGGTGACGGGTTTTCTGGGCCCGAACGGCGCCGGGAAGACGACGACGTTGCGGATGCTGCTCGGGCTGGTGACACCGACGTCCGGGACGGCGACGATCAACGGGCGCCCGCACTCGCAGCTGGGGAACCCGGCGCGGGTGGTGGGCTCGGTGCTGGAGAACGAGGGCTTCCACCCGAGCCGCACGGCGCGCAACCACCTCCGCGTGTACGCGGCGGCCATCGGGGTGCCGGACCAGCGGGCGGACCAGGTGCTCGGCCTGGTGGGCCTGGGCAGCGCCGCGGACCGCAAGGCCGGCGGGTTCTCGCTCGGCATGCGGCAGCGGCTGGCGCTGGCGACGGCACTGCTGGGTGACCCGCAGGTGCTGGTCCTGGACGAGCCGACGAACGGCCTCGACCCGGAAGGCATCCTGTGGCTGCGGAACTTCCTGCGCTCGTACGCGCGGGAACAGCGGCGGACGGTCCTGGTGTCGAGCCACCTGCTCAACGAGGTCGAGCAGCTGATCGACCAGGTCGTGATCATCAGCCAGGGCGTCACGCGCTACTTCGGCCCGCTCGAGCAGCTGCGCAAGAGCCAGCAGTCGCGGGTGCTGGTGCAGCCGGCGGACCCGTCCGCGCTCGTGAAAGCCTTGCAGGAGAACGGCATCACCGGGGTTTCGCCGACGCCGGACGGCCGGGTCGCGGTCGCCGGGTCGAGCGTGCAGCAGATCGGTGACATCGCCGCGAAGGCCGGGATCGCGGTCTACGGGATGCAGGAGGACCACGCCGACCTGGAGCGGATGTTCTTCCAGCTGACGCAGGGTCAGTACGCCGGCGGGCCGGGTTTCCCGCCGCAGCCGCAGTACCAGGGCCCGCCGCCGCCGGGGTATCCGCCGTCGGGCCCGCAACTGCAGCAGCAGTACTGGGGAGGACCGCAGCGGTGA